The DNA segment TGCTGCCAGGTCCTGCCCAGTCTCCCTCAAACCACCATCATGAAACCCAGGATAAGCAGGAACTCTAGCAGAGCCATTGTGCGAAATTCTGCTCTTAAGCCATATACCTAAGCTTGTATTTGACATTTCCCACTTATTTCACATACTTCCAAATTTTCCACAAAAGGAATTTCTGACCAGACTCTGAGGTCTTAGCTGTAATCTCAAATAGGCTGAGCCAAAGTATATCTGGTTTGTTTACAAATTCTCTCCGCTCTCTAGGTAGCTGGGGATTCTTCTGCAGTTGGATAAATTTCTCTGGGCTCACTCTCTTCTGGAAGGCTCTGATACTTAGGCATGTTTTTAACTTGTGATCAGCTGCACATACAACcagtttctgtgttttgtttccaCCAAAAACCCAGCTTTCCCACTAGTGAGATGGACCTCATGAGGGACACAGAGGCCAGGGGCAGGCCCAGAACACTCACTCCAGTGAGAGCTCTCACCGGTCTCCTCCTCTCAGCCCTTTGTGCCTATGTTTCACTTTCCCTTACTGATGGacacaagaaatatttaatattcggagttcccattgtagtgcagcgaaaatgaatccgactggtatctgttacgatgaaggttcaatccctggcctcactcagtgtgtcggggatctgattttgccgtgagctgtggtttaggtcacagacgtggctcggatcccacgttgttgcaggtgtggcgtaggctagcagctgtattgacacctagcctgggaactttacgTGCTatgggagcaaaaaaaaaaaaaaaaaaagggaaggaaggaagaaatatttaaCTTTCATCTTAAGGTcagtacataaataataaaaagtaggGAAAGTAGTGTGGGGTATGACTGAGGAGTGATCACTTGAGGGTCACCATCTCCCCTGGGTTGTTCCTCAAATGCCATCTCCTCAGAGGCTTCTGCTGCCCACCTCAGTTGAGGTCCCAGCCCCTGTCCCACCCTACCACCACTTGCATCTCATTCTATTTTGCGCTTTGGGTCACATGACTTGTCCAAGCCACAGGGTAGAAAGAGGGTTCCCACAGAGCAGGAAATGAAGGACACTGGGTGAGCAAGAAATGAAGTTAGTGCACCGTGAAAGGTACACTGTAACAACAAAAGCAGACATTCTCTAaggcaggaagagggaggaagtgagTTTGCAAAATGACCATCTATGTTTACAGGAGTCCACTGCCTCAACTGGTTCTGTCCTACATTTTGGGTCAGAAGCTGAGAGTATTGAGAGTGGAGATATTGAGAGTGATTAGTATTTTCTAGCACTCCCACTTGTTCAGGGTGTCTTATTTAGTGAACAGAAGAGATAAAGAGAGTCAAGAGGCAGCGCTCTCAGGAAGCAGGTCTGTGGGTTCAGAACCATTTCTGTTCACCTGTGCATGTGCACGTCTTTGTTATAAATAGAGAACAGATAGACCCAACCCCAGCAAGATTCCCACTGTGAGCCCCACAGGGGCTGCCCACCTGTACTCAGGGGTGCCTTCTTCCAGTTGGAGGTGGCACTGCCCTTGCCGGTGCTCACAGCTCTCTCGGAATGTCTGCCGGTCCTGCTGACAAGGGCTGTGGCCGAGGCTGCATTCTGCAGTTTGGGTGACTGGCTGAATGTGTGCAGGATGCCTCGGGGTGTCGTGGCGGAGCCCCGGGACAGCTGGCTGGAGGCCTACAGTGGAAAGAGGGGGCAACAGCTCATGTGGGGAAGGGGGCAACAGAAGTCAAGATGCTCACCGCAGCCTCTCCTTGATCTGGCTCACCTCTTCCCACCCACACGGGATCCCTAAAGTCCAAAATCAGGAGACTGGGTAAATTACActgaggtgggaggggaaggaggaagggaaagagagagagacagacacacagacagacgcAGGCAGCGTGACAGTCGGCGACTGACGTGGTCACGGTCTGGGGCGTGAGGGCTGGTTGGTGGTGCGGTGCAGGGAGCTCCCAGCACCGCAGTTCTGACCTGTAGCACAGCCCCGTTACTCCAGTCGCGGGCCTCTCCTGAGCGGAACGCCAACTTACGCCGGGGTTTTATGACCTACACAAATGGGGGTTGAAATCGAGGTCAGAACTGTCCAGAGGCTGGCCTAGGGTGACCTAGAATGACCAAAGGGCAGCAGCTATGGCCGCGCGAGGCCCAGTCCCCACGGGATAATTTCCTTAGGGCAGTGCAGCCACCCACTATGTAGGGATCTTGAGAAGATGTGTTTATTAGTGAATTACAAATGACTTccaaggacacacacaaaaaaattgccAACAAGGAGCTTTGGGTCTATAGGGGATGGGAAAGCAaagcattggaaaaaaaaaaaaaaagccaaaaaaacttGATTTCAAACTTGCTTCTCTCAATTTAGCTAGAACATTTCTTCCAAACGCCCCTTTTGTTTCTCAGTGTGGCTTTCAGAAAAGTCCTTTTAGACAAGAAGTTCTTGTCAGCCGGCACACTGCAAGTGAAAGCGATAAAAATCTAAAGAAACTGCAAATTAGTATTTTCACCACCAAACACCACCATTAAATGCAATTTAGACGCATAGTTACAACCAGGCATATTATGGCCGAGCGTGGGAGAAAATGTCAGAACAACTTCCCGCCAAGGGAATGAGGACTCTCTCCTGGAAGGCGAGGCCACCCAGCCCATGTTCtcaggctgcagctctggctcccaCACAGGACACTCACCTGCTTCAGCGCGGGGTGTGGGGCGGCAGCAGGCTCCGCCTTGGCCTGCGTAGGGGCAGCGCCCTGCTGTAGGAGGCGCTGCTCAATCTCTTGCTCCTGCTGCAGCGCCTTCACGAAGGCAGCCTTCAGGCGGCTGGTGTGTTCCACCTTTAGTGCCTTTTTCTGGTTGGATGCCATGCAGTTCTCACACATGATGGCGCCACCCTTTTCCTCCCGCCAGCGGCACGTGAAGTCCGTCTTGCACTGTGCACACATGTAGGGCTCCCGGGACAGCACAACAGCGGCTGACATCCTGCCCGCTGCGGAGAGAGACAGGTGTGGCTTGCATCAGAGGAACAGGAACACCACAGTCAGAGCCCAATCTCTCCCAGGCTGGACGTGGATGCAGGAAGACAGGGGCAGTACCCTGGGCCACATGGCCCAACAGACATCAGGACACCAAAGCTTCAGGCAACGTTTGCTCATTTGGCAAACATGTATTGGGTGCCAAATGTGTATGGACACTGGGCCAGCCTCAGGGAAGTTTGCCAGCCAAAGCAAAGGTGAAATACTTTTGAAAAACTGGGTTAAGTATCCTTGATAACAACTCCCAAAGATGTTACTGCGATCAGGTTGGCTTCTCTAGACTGTctttcccacccacagtgcaatGAGAGGTCTCATGGGCACAGTTCCAACCCTCGTGCACTATGTCACCAATGGAGAGGAAACAGTGACCACTCCAGGCCCCACCTTGTCATGCCGGGCACCCTTGCTAGCGGACAAGTTAACAAAGGACTAGTCTCCTCGGTGAGCGCTCATGCCGGCAGGCACTGGGCCTGATGTCTTGTGGGCATCAGGGTGCCCAATTCCCAATGCAAATTCTGAGGGGGCACCCCCACCCACTGTCCTGAAGAAGAAACCAAGGCCAGGGAGATGAAGTGATTTGTGCACGGCCAGTCAGTGTCAAGGCCAGGACGCATACTCAGCTGCCCTGAGAGACGGGAACTCAATGACTCTTTGGTCAGCTACAGAAGGAGTGAGGAAAAGCCATGAAAAGCACCCTCTCAGGTGTGAGGTCAATATTTTCTTCAGTATGTACAGATTTGTGtgtatacagacacacatatttaaaaaaaattttttttttctttttggccgcacccatagcatgtggaagttcccaggccagggatcaaatctgagttgccgctgcaacctacaccaaatccttaacccactgtgctgggccaaagatcgaacccacaagtgccacagagacaacacaggatccttaacctgtacaacagcaggaactcctcaatgtatAAATTTGTCATGCAATGTGGGGTACCTCTTGTTCCTATCTTTTCTGTGAACAGCACTTAAGAGTTTAACTGCTTCTTTGGTATTATGGATCATGACGCTGAGAGACCCTCAGCCTCCCTCTCTAGCCTTGGGCCTGGCAAAGTTACCCCTACCTGCTGAGGGACTATGTAGGATACAACTATAGCCACATGGCCCAACATAGAGAAATGGCCTACAGAGAAACAGAATGTCACCTGCCCAAGCCACCCGAGGCCCCCAGCCTATAGCTAACATCCTCTGGTAATAagagcttttcttctttcacatgTCCAACCAGAGGACCTGGTTCCTGCTATGGCCTGTGTGACCAGTGCCAGGAGACACCTCACGCAGGATGCAGAGCCTCCTCTCATTAGTCCCTgcttctttacttatttatttatttattgataacAGGAGAGGGAGACTGACACCTGATGAGAACGAGTGGAGACAGACTAGTCAGGGAGAGCAGATGCCCAGCACCTGCTGGCAAATACAGGCAAGTACAGGATGGGCAGACATCATATCCTAACTCAGGTCTCCTGACTGCTACACTACAATGGCTTTTCAGCAGCTCTTTTAACAACTTTATCTCATAATAAAGGAGACATTGAGGGATGCAGACACACCCAGGCTGTGTTCAGAGCCCACATCCCTCCCCACTGGGCCTGGCTCTGTGACTCCACAGACCCGAGGTAACTTGACAGGTGGAGTCCACCAGGCCATCCCCTGCCCTGAAGAGGTTACAACTCTGTCTCCTCCTCAGCTAAGAATCTGATGGGATCATGTGGGGAATGGATTCAGGCTAGCTGCCCAATAAACGTCACCATGAGTTCAATCTCAGGGCAGAAGACCCTCGGTTCAGCACCTGCTAGAGGATCCCCAAGGGCCAacctggcctcctgcctcctcctgttCCAGTAACTGTTTTCAATCACTACTCTATATATGCTCTTTTATTCATAAAACCTCTTAACATGCAGGTGTGCTTTCCAAACTGCTCCCAAGAAGGGTAGTAAAATGAGCCTGGTCCAGGCACAGGAGTCCCTCTCCCATTTTGGTGACTCAAAGCACTCACGGCTTTAGAAAGTTCTACCTCTGCAGGACGACCACACTTACCTGAGAGCCCTGCCTGGAAGCAAAGCCTGCCAGCCTCACCTCCTGCAGGCACTCCTCACCCCACCGCCTCCTCGCCTCCCCCCAGTGGCACACCAACATCACAGCGCCATTGCTGCTTGTCCTCCTGTGCAAGTGCTAGAGTCTCAGGCCTCACCAGGGCCTAGCTCTCAGAAATAGCCCCATGAGAAAGAAGGTACCTGTGGTATGTTTAAGAAATTATCCAAAACTTCTAAGAAGCAAAGAAATGATGACAAAATGTTGTCTATAAGACAGTTGTGGGTATACCACAGGCCTGCCAACATGTGTTGTGCATCGAAAACAATCTACAGGATGGAAATTTCTATGGCAGGAGATGAAAATGACCCTGGGCTCAGGTTCTCCTCACCTTGCGTCTCCAGCAGGTTCTGCACGACCTCCTCCAGGCCGACCAGGTAAATGAATTCGTTGTTGGCAGCGCTAGGCAGGAAGTTCATCTCTGGGGCAGGGGGCTTGGGAGGGGGGATTTCAAGCAGCGTCTTCTCCAGCTGTTTGCGCAGTGCAAGCTTGGCGGCTGCCTGTCGACTGGCTGGAGAATCAGCAGAGGTGACCACAGAGGCCACGCTGGTGGGGGTGGAGTTGGCCTGAGCAGAGGTGGCTGTCGTCCCTTTCAGTGATGCTGGGGAGGGCTTTTGGGAGACAAAAACCTGGTGAGGGTGCTTGGGGGTTTCTGCCCTGAGGAAGGCCCCACTTTTGCACTCACAGCCCAAGTGGGCACCATTAGCTACACCAATAAGTTCTTATAAAAGTGACTCTGAGCTTCTTGACATCAACATGCAGCAGGAAAAACTGCATTAAACTCATTTCTCGGAGATGACCAATCTTATAAATACACTTGTTGAGGTTTAGCTGATATCCACTAAACTGTACCTTCAATATCTGCAATTTCCTACACTTTGCCACCTGAAGACACCCATGAAGGTATCACCAGGACAGGGAgcacccctttggcaaccaccccCCTCCCAGGCAGCATGGCCACTGTCCTGTTACTATGGTCTGGATCTCCTTCCAGCACAGGTTTGAGTGGCCTCCTTCATCAAAAGGCTGCAGTGGTGGCTCACCACGGCATCAATGCTATTTCCATGAGCAGCTTTGCTGCCCCTGACCTTCACCTTTCTCAGTCCTCACTACTCCTCCATTACCTCATCAGTGGCTCACATTCCATCGTCTCCTTGCTCCAGTCCACGTGTCCCCTACAAGACTATCAAATACTCTTCCTCAAACTTGGTGCTGACCATGTTAGTGCTCTTAGCTTTGTGGGGTTGAGGACTCTTGTGGAAATTAGGAGGAAAACTGTGTACAACATCTCCAGGAAATCGCACATACCTGACACCTCGTATGCAACACATCATGgggctgagggaacccaggatgCTTGCCCAGGACCTAGTCCAAGCGGTCTCCAGAGTGAAGCCAGACTCGCCAACATAGAGAATGCCCTAACTGCACCCTGTGTTGGCTATCCTGGTCTCTAAGCAGCCAgttcctccctgtctccctcgCAGGTTCCCCTGGCCCCAAAGGGAGCAGAGCAGCACTTCACCACTGCGTGACTGGTTTCCATCCTCATGGCATGAGAACAAGGTGTGGCACACAGTAGGAATTTGATCAGCATTTATAGAGTGGATGAAACTATGCACAGGTCAATCTTTTTGCTCTGCCCAGGACATTGCCATTTAGGTGGCAGGACTGTACTTAAAACTGACttcagaggaggcagggaggggacactGCCCAGAGCCCTGCTAAAAAAGGCGGGCAAGGATGCACCACaccaaaggaggaaaagaaactaACTTGCACGTCAACAAAAGCCCTTGGAGACTcagtaatttcatcttttttttttttgtctttttgctatttcttgggccgctcccgcggcatatggagattcccaggctaggggtcgaatcggagctgtggccactggcctgcgccagagccacagcaacgcaggatctgagccgcgtctgcaacctacaccacagctcacggcaacgccggatcgttaacccactgagcaagcgcagggatcgaacccgcaacctcatggttcctagtcggattcgttaaccactgcgccacgacgggaactccagtaatttcaTCTTTCAAAGAGGATCTCACTTGCTTCCCACCTGCTGTCCCTGGTAccatcttcccctccccctgttGGCTGGGGACAAATCCTCCCCATCTCTGAGGCTCTATATAGAGGTGAAGGGATGCATGGCTAAAAATAGATGTGCTGGTGCTGTGGAGACATCTGCAGCTCTCTATACGTGTCTGTGCCTGTAGTGGGGGAAGAGTGGGGAGGGCTTTGGTACGCCCTCCCCCTAACCCAGCAGCCTCCAGGTTCACTGGATGCCTCACTTGGCCTTAGCTATCCCCCAAAACCCTATGTTCCACAGGCCAGTggcccccacccctcagccttcGCATATCTCAGCTCAGATCTGTAACCCTCACCCTCTCAGCAGCTATCCACCTCTGCTAGATGACAGATAGCAACATAAGACTCCTGCCAATGACTTTCACACCCTAACAAGCTCCAAGGAGACGGTACAAACATCCATGGGATGGATTATCCAAGACCTCACCTGGCTCCAAGGGAGCAGGCAAGTCATACCACACCACCCTGGAGACATGAGTATGTCCCAGGACTGTGGGCCATCAGGGGGGCAGCTGCAACCCTCACCTGTGGGATGTTGACGAGCAGACTAGTGTTGGGGACGTTGGCGACACGGATGAGGCCCTGTTGGATGATCCTCTGCCCCTGAATTTGCACACTGGGCACAGATGCCCGGGGAGCCAGAAGGAGTGGCGGCGGCCCTGTGCTGGAATGTTGTCTGATGTTGTGGATTTGCTGTCAGGGTGTGCGGGGGGGAGACAAGACAATGAGAGGGACgatgagggagggaagggaaagggctCCCAATCTGAGAACCAGGAAGGGTCGTTCAAGAGGTGAATGGTCACCTTGGGCTGCCCAAATGCACCCCGGCCCCTTAAGCACTCGCTCTGCTCACCTGGGCCCCCCTGACGAGTGGGGGCATGACGACCTGTGAGCTCGCCTGTGGCCCTAACTTGGAGGATGTCTGCTGTCCACCACGGACCAGGGGTGGTGGGATGACACTGCCAGGCATCCGAGTTGAAGAGGTCTGTTAATGATACCAATCCTCAGATCTCAGATGGCTTTTTAAACAAACAGGTTTGCTATTTATAAAAACACacactcattcaaaaaaaaaaaaaaaaggtagcggtagagaaaataaaagctaaaatgcTTATTTATTCTAAACACAAAAGAACCAGGAACAAAGACTCCCGACAAGAGCCATGCAAACCTGGGCTCACTCACAACACGGGGACTCAGGCCTGTTTGAGGGGAGGTGGGCCCCTGGCCTGACCTTTGTCCCATGGCTGGAAATGGGGGCTCTGCTCATCTCATCCTGAACGTCCCACTATGTGAGCCATACTGAGATGAGGCCCTGCTGGGCCATACAACTGCCCTCAGGAAGTTGGGCTAAAGGGAGCCCAGTCTGCCTAGGATCTTGGTCCTATCCAGTCTCACTAGGGGCAGTCATGGGAGAGGCCATTCCAGCAGCTCTGTGAATTGTTCATGATGTCCATGGGGCCCAGTTTGAGTATGGCAATGCGAATACGCTTTACTTGGGGGGCTGCCCACTGGAAGGCCTCACTCCAATCTAATCAGAGGGAACGGGTGGCCTTTTGCAGAAACTGGATCAGAGCTGCTCAGGAGCATAATACAGAGCGAACACTGACCTGAAGAGATGGCTTGCCGGAAGGAATGTTCTGGGTGCCTCGTACAAGCGGGGGAGGGGTGGTCACAGAGCTCCCAGTGGAGCCTGCAGGCTGCAAAAGAGCAGAACAAGTGGGAGATGAGAGGGCCACCAAACCTGCTGCTCCCACATGTAATTCTGACAGAGAAGCactgcttttcttcctcttccaaaGGGATCAGGCTCTCCAACGTTCTGCTTCCTGCCTGCCAAGTTTGCTGAGGCAGGAACTGACATGTTTGAAATAGGCAAAGGAGAGATTTTCCAGTACCCTTTACCCCCTCCCACTTgaggggggctggtggtgcttgGCATCACTATGGCTCAGGTGCTGTCCCTGCCGTCCAGCAAACAGGAAGGGCTGATGATAGTGGCTGAGGCAAAGGGCCCTGGGCCTGGAGAGGTTAATCCAAACCTTAGTGAGAAAATGCTAGGTCCAGGTCCTTCTAAAGTCACATATTCTACTAGAGAAAAGATAGTGACAGACTTGGTTCACTTCACCAATTGttaagcaactgacaaggaaacAAGTAATGAGCAGGCTTTTGTCCATGGGATATTAATAGATGCCAGGCTCCATCCACTTGTttactgggtgggggtgggagctcaAACAAATTCCGAGGTCAGACCTGTGAGTGTCTTTCTGTTCTGCTCCCTTAAGGGGATACATGTTCTACACACTGTCAGCTTGTGCTACCCGAGATTACTTCCTGGTTCACCTGACAAAGTGGGCAGAACATAAGAAAGGGTAGCTTCATCACAGACCAGTAACCTTCCCACAACGGGGCACCAAAGAAGTCCAACAAAACAAACGTGACCTTGCCCTACTTGGTGCGGTGCCTTCAGAAGCAGCACAAGGAGTCTGGGGCATCAGGAGAGTTAACAGCAAAAGCCCCAGGACAGAGCCCCTGGGGCCATGCTATGGTGCACCCTGTGGCATTCAGTTGTTTGTCCACAAAACCACAGCAGCCCCTGTCAGCCAGCAGAGCCGTCTACAGAGCCAAGACAGAGCTCTTAACCCAGAAATCTGCCCCCAGCACCTTCAAAGATTGCTCTACATTTCCTTGATGGAGTCTATAGGGAATGAGTTTTACATACTCTGATGAAGAATATTCCACACAAAAATGTACTCTTATATCCTCTACACTAAATCCAAAATGTGAACCTGAGTCTGCAAATTTCCAGTTCAGACCTTGACACTCACGGCCCTGAGGATACCTGAGCCCTCACGACCAGCCTTTCTGGCTCCTGGCGCTGCAGTGGACCAAGGAAATGACCATGGCTCTCCGTCCCTGGTTCTAAATGACTCTCACTG comes from the Phacochoerus africanus isolate WHEZ1 chromosome 4, ROS_Pafr_v1, whole genome shotgun sequence genome and includes:
- the GATAD2A gene encoding transcriptional repressor p66-alpha isoform X1, translating into MPRSQFRMTEEACRTRSQKRALERDPAEDDVESKKIKMERGVLPSDLNADGDMRVTPEPGAAPAQGLLRGTEAMAVGRGEGQVADGPVDMRTSNSEMKSERRAPSPDVIVLSDNEQPASPRVNGLTKEALKETSTEALMKSSPEERERMIKQLKEELRLEEAKLVLLKKLRQSQIQKETTTQKPAGSTGSSVTTPPPLVRGTQNIPSGKPSLQTSSTRMPGSVIPPPLVRGGQQTSSKLGPQASSQVVMPPLVRGAQQIHNIRQHSSTGPPPLLLAPRASVPSVQIQGQRIIQQGLIRVANVPNTSLLVNIPQPSPASLKGTTATSAQANSTPTSVASVVTSADSPASRQAAAKLALRKQLEKTLLEIPPPKPPAPEMNFLPSAANNEFIYLVGLEEVVQNLLETQAGRMSAAVVLSREPYMCAQCKTDFTCRWREEKGGAIMCENCMASNQKKALKVEHTSRLKAAFVKALQQEQEIEQRLLQQGAAPTQAKAEPAAAPHPALKQVIKPRRKLAFRSGEARDWSNGAVLQASSQLSRGSATTPRGILHTFSQSPKLQNAASATALVSRTGRHSERAVSTGKGSATSNWKKAPLSTGGALAFVSPSLAVHKTSSAVDRQREYLLDMIPPRSIPQSATWK
- the GATAD2A gene encoding transcriptional repressor p66-alpha isoform X3; translated protein: MPRSQFRMTEEACRTRSQKRALERDPAEDDVESKKIKMERGVLPSDLNADGDMRVTPEPGAAPAQGLLRGTEAMAVGRGEGQVADGPVDMRTSNSEMKSERRAPSPDVIVLSDNEQPASPRVNGLTKEALKETSTEALMKSSPEERERMIKQLKEELRLEEAKLVLLKKLRQSQIQKETTTQKPAGSTGSSVTTPPPLVRGTQNIPSGKPSLQTSSTRMPGSVIPPPLVRGGQQTSSKLGPQASSQVVMPPLVRGAQQIHNIRQHSSTGPPPLLLAPRASVPSVQIQGQRIIQQGLIRVANVPNTSLLVNIPQPSPASLKGTTATSAQANSTPTSVASVVTSADSPASRQAAAKLALRKQLEKTLLEIPPPKPPAPEMNFLPSAANNEFIYLVGLEEVVQNLLETQAGRMSAAVVLSREPYMCAQCKTDFTCRWREEKGGAIMCENCMASNQKKALKVEHTSRLKAAFVKALQQEQEIEQRLLQQGAAPTQAKAEPAAAPHPALKQASSQLSRGSATTPRGILHTFSQSPKLQNAASATALVSRTGRHSERAVSTGKGSATSNWKKAPLSTGGALAFVSPSLAVHKTSSAVDRQREYLLDMIPPRSIPQSATWK
- the GATAD2A gene encoding transcriptional repressor p66-alpha isoform X2; translation: MTEEACRTRSQKRALERDPAEDDVESKKIKMERGVLPSDLNADGDMRVTPEPGAAPAQGLLRGTEAMAVGRGEGQVADGPVDMRTSNSEMKSERRAPSPDVIVLSDNEQPASPRVNGLTKEALKETSTEALMKSSPEERERMIKQLKEELRLEEAKLVLLKKLRQSQIQKETTTQKPAGSTGSSVTTPPPLVRGTQNIPSGKPSLQTSSTRMPGSVIPPPLVRGGQQTSSKLGPQASSQVVMPPLVRGAQQIHNIRQHSSTGPPPLLLAPRASVPSVQIQGQRIIQQGLIRVANVPNTSLLVNIPQPSPASLKGTTATSAQANSTPTSVASVVTSADSPASRQAAAKLALRKQLEKTLLEIPPPKPPAPEMNFLPSAANNEFIYLVGLEEVVQNLLETQAGRMSAAVVLSREPYMCAQCKTDFTCRWREEKGGAIMCENCMASNQKKALKVEHTSRLKAAFVKALQQEQEIEQRLLQQGAAPTQAKAEPAAAPHPALKQVIKPRRKLAFRSGEARDWSNGAVLQASSQLSRGSATTPRGILHTFSQSPKLQNAASATALVSRTGRHSERAVSTGKGSATSNWKKAPLSTGGALAFVSPSLAVHKTSSAVDRQREYLLDMIPPRSIPQSATWK